The DNA segment GGCTTTGCGCTCTTTGGTTGGCGTTTGATGCGTGATTACCGGAATCAGAAACGCTGCGGAGATTGCATAGCCTGTATCGTTATCACTCGTGAAGATAATGGTTCGCTCACGTGCATGTTTCTTTAAGAGGAAATCAAGCGTACGCAACTTGGCTGACGTGCCGAGCGCGAGTTTCTTTGAACGTTGATGCGCGAGCATGGCTTGGCGGCCTTTGCGACTGGTGGCACTTTCGCGGATGAAGCGATGCCATCCTGCTAAACCATCCAAGACAATGCCGTGATCGATGAGGAAGTTAGAGAACGTGCTGCGCGCACGGCGGTACTCTTCTTCTTCTTGTGGCGTGAGCGTGACTTTAATCCGCTCGATCACATAATCGGCAAGATAGTCGCCAGCTAACTCCTTGATACCTTTGGCGTACACTTGTGGACCAATGAGCGTATCGAGGAGCGCATGGCGTCCATCGCTTCGTTCTGGAGTAGCAGTTAACCCAAGACGATAGGGAGCGAGACACATCTCAGCGGCATGACTATACATTTCACCTGGGAGATGGTGACATTCATCGAAGATGATCAATCCCCAGCGATTGCCGAGGCGATCCATGTGGCTGTAGGCGCTATCATAGGTTGTGACAGTGATGGCTTGAATTTCGTAATAGCCACCACCAATCAAACCGATTTGTTCACCAAACGCAGCGCACAATAAGTCATACCATTGATTCATCAGATCAATAGTCGGCGCGACCACCAGTGTTCCGCGTTGCACGGTTTCGATGACCATCTGACCGACATAGCTTTTTCCCGCACCAGTGGGGAGAACAACGACACCACGTCGGCCAGCCGACTTCCAGGCATCCAAAGCTTCAGTCTGAAAGGGATGGGGAGCCTGCGTTAAGCGGCTGGCAACCTTGAGGGTCGGGTATGCTGGAGCGGTGTTGTCATAGGTAACCCTGTCCTGCTTAAACTGCTCAATGGTCGCGCGATAATGCAATGCCTGCGTGCGCCAACGGTCGACGCGACCATCCCACTGAAAGTGAGGCGGAGGTTGAAAGCCGGGAGGTGGGTCGTGGAGGACGAGGGTACCTAAGTCAAAAGACAAACGCATGGGGAAGGAATCGGAGAATCGGTGAGAGAAAATTCTTCTCTGTTTCTCCCCGTCTCCGGTTCTCCGTTTCATCGGTAGCTTTATACCACCCTTTTTTCGCGCAACTCGGCAATCTTCGCTGCGCTGTAACCCAAGCCGCGTAAAACTTCGTCTGAATGTTCGCCAATCGCTGGAGCAAACGAACGAATCGAGCCTGGAGTATCAGATAGTTTTACGGCCACACCAGCTTGGACAACTTTTCCCGCCACAGGATGATCGAGTTCGACTGCCATTTGACGATGACGAATCTGCGGGTCGTTAAATGCTTCGGGGACGCTATACACTTTACCAACACAGACATCGGCTTTGGTAAGAAACTCAAACCATTCCTCACGCGTTTTGGTAAGGAAGATTTTCTGCAGTTCAGCACGAGCGTGGGCATGACGTTCATGAGGAGGGCCGGAGAAATCACCGGCCTTCATCGCGCAATCTTTGAGGTCTGGGCGATTCAACGCATCGCATAGATTGTGGAACAACCACGGTTCAGTGCAGCCGATGGTAATCATCTTGCCGTCTTTGGTGTTGTAGAAGCTGTAGTAGGCGTGGCCGCCGCCGAAGACGCCGTTGCCACGACCAGGCATGACATCATCAGCGAAGTAGTCCCTCACATTTGGTGTGGCGGCGAGCAAAGAGAGCGTTGTATCGAGATACGAAATATCGACAAACTGTCCTTTGCCCGTGCGCTCGCGGGCGAACAAAGCGAACATGATGCCAGTGACACCATGCATCGAGGCACCGGCGTAGTCAGCAATGATGTTAAGTGGAATCGACGGCGGGCCTTCAGTCGGGCCAATCAAATCGGCAACGCCAGCGAGTGACAGATAGTTCAGGTCGTGTGCTGGATAGTCGCGATATGGCCCATCCTGGCCGAAGCCGCTCAGCGCGCAGTAAATCAATCGTGGGTTGAGCTTCTTGAGGGTGTCATAGTCACCGCCGAGGCGCTTCATCACACCTGGGCGATAGCCTTCGACGAGCACATCGTAACTCTTCGCCAGATCTTGCAGCACGGCTTGCCCGGCAGGCTCTTTGAGATTAAGGGTCAAACTTTTCTTATTACGGTTCGTAAAGCTGGTGGCGAGTTTCTTGGCATCTTTGGGACCAGGAGAGGCACCGGACCCAGCGAGTTTATCTGACGGTGGCGCTTCAATCTTCAACACTTCAGCGCCCATATCTGCCAACATCATCGTGCAAAACGCTCCTGGCCCCACGCGGGTGAGTTCCAGAACTTTGATTCCGTCGAGTGCTCCGGCCATGGCTCCCTCCTCTGTTGCGAATGTGTGTTTCGTTGGTCTTTATAGACTAGCAACCCACGCGGAGGCTAGTGTGGTACCGAGAAAGAATCGGTGAAACGGAGACGGGGAGAATCGGAGACTCATAGAAAAGGAACGGGAGAACGGGTGAAGGGGAGAACCGGTGACCACTCGCCACTCTTGGTCCCTGATCGCCCCGTCGCCCATTCGTCTTCTCTCTCCGATTCCCCGATTCTCCGATTCAAGTTTCAGGGTTCTCCGTTTTAATCCGGCTTCAAAACGCTGCAATTGTTCGTAACGTGCCGATCTGCTAATCCGCACACTATGACTCCCCGAGAAAAATTACGGAAAATTCGCGAGGAACTGCAACAGATGTTCCTCGAACGGGCTGAGCTGATCGATGGTGCGCTTGCAGCGCTGTTGTCTGCACAGCATGTGATGATTGTCGGTCCGCCGGGGACGGCGAAGTCGATGCTTGCTGACGAGCTTTGTCGGCGGATTGAGGGAGCATCGTATTTCCAATGGCTACTGACAAAATTCACCACCCCTGAAGAGTTGTTCGGCGCCGTCAGCTTAAAGGCGTTGGAAGCCGATGACTATCGACGTGTGACCGCGCACAAGCTGCCAGAAGCGCATATCGCATTCCTTGATGAAGTGTTCAAAGCTAGCTCGTCAATTCTTAATGCGATTCTGACGATTATTAACGAACGTCTCTTTCATAATGGGCGCCAAGTAACCCCCGTGCCGTTGTTGACGCTCTTCGGCGCAAGTAACGAGTTGCCGGAAGATGATGAACTGCTGGCGTTGTATGACCGGTTTTTAGTCCGCTTTGTTGTGGGATATATCAACGAAGATTTTCGTTTCCTTAAGATGCTGCAAAGCAAAGAGCCAAGCGAGCGAACGACGCTGACGCTTGATGATCTACTCCACCTGCAAACTGAGACTCGTGCTGTCGCTGTCCCGGCACGAGTCCTTCAAGGACTGGCAGACATTCGCCGTGAGCTCTCGAAGAAAAATATCGTGGCTTCGGATCGTCGCTATCGCCAGAGTTTAAGCTTGCTGCAAGCGCTCGCCTATATCAGTGGTCGCACGAGTGTAGTCGAGTCTGATCTCTTTTTCCTGGAGCACGTTCTCTGGAAAGATCCCGGTGAACGAGGTGAGGTGCATAACGTGATTCAGGGGTTGATTCATGGCTATGAAGATGAAGTACAGGAGTTGTTATTCCAGACTCGTGAACTGCGCGACTACGCTGAGCGCGACTGGGAAAGTAAAGAACAACAAGCCCGTGCAGTGATTGAGGCGCATACCAAGATCCGTCACATCTTAGCGAAAGTGAATGAGATCAGTGAAAAAGTAAGCGACGCCGGTCGGCCTCTGGATAAAGTCGAAACGATTAAGAGTGAGATTCAGACGATTCAACAGCAGTTGGAAAAAGCTCTCAGCTCTCAGCCTTCAGCCGTCAGCTTGAAAAGGAGCTAGGAGTTATTGTCTGTAAAAATTTCGATCTTTCCCGCTGAAAGCTGACTGCTGGTAGCTGAAAGCTAAAGATTATGCCCCGTCGCACACCGATAAAGAAAAAATCACAGTTCGTTCTGCCTCCACCACCGCCAATTCCTCAGCAGACGTGTTGGATTGAAAGCGATTCGTATGATCGTGCTGTCTATAAGAAGTTACGCGACGAATCGCCTTCGCTGCAGGCGTTAGAAGAAAACGGCATTGCGCTGACTCCGCGGTTTGATGCGCTACTGCAGGATCTCTTCTCAGCATTGTTCAAAATGAATGTCCTGTTCTTGAAAGACTCAGAGGTACTGCCCAGTGCATCGTTGAACCGGGTGCTGTTATCTGCTCTGCATCAGGGTGATCTTGCCAAGCTGTTACGTGAAGCCACATTGCTCGATGAAGGGAAGGCTGGCCTGGCAACAGTCTTATTGGGAGAAGGAGCCCTGAAGTTGCTCAAAGCTGAGAAGCCCCTCACCCGGCGTGATCTTCTTGATCTGTGGAACATGCAAAAACAAGAAGAGACCGTGCAAGAGAAAATTGATGAGGCCAACAATGCCAAAGAGCTGAGTAAAGATCTCGCCAAACAGGGCGAGTTGTCGAAAGAGGCGAAAGAACTCCTCGAACAAGCAGCCAACAAACTCGCGAGCGAAGCGCGGGCCGAAGAAGCACGGTTGCGACAACAAGCGAAGCAACTGCAAGAAGATCTGTCTCGTGCGCAACAGGAAGCCGAAACGCGCTTTCGCAAAGAAGCGATCAAAGTTACGCAGAACATCGAGGATGCAGCGCAAGAGGCGGAATCATGGGGTGTGGCGCTTGGTGGCGGTCACAAATCCTCCCCTGGTCGACAAATCGAACTCGGTAAACATCTTGCCGGGAACGAGAAACTCAAAAAGCTGGCGAAGATGGTCGGTCGTATGAAAGAGCATGCGCTTGCGCTGCGCCGCAAGATTTTTGAACGGACATATGAAGAACTCTTTGAGGTTGGCATAGGTGCGGAAGTCAGCCGTCTATTGCCGACTGAACTCATGACCCTTCATCATCCGATCCTCCGTAAAGACTTCACCCGCCGTTTTGTCGACAATGAACTACTTTTGTACTCACTGCGTGGCATTGAAGAAAAAGGCAAGGGGCCGGTGGTTGTGTGTCTCGACGGCAGCTCGTCGATGATCGGCGATAAGGAAGTGTGGGCCAAAGCGCTCACGCTGACCCTGCTCGAAATTGCCCGCCGTCAGCGTCGTCTGTTTCGCGCGATATGTTTCTCGTCTGCCGATACCCCACTGCAGATCTTTGATCTCAATCCCCGTGAGCGTTACGACGTTGAAATGGGCACCGTGATGGAACTGGCGGAGTATTTTCCTGGCGGCGGCACTGACTTTGAGACTCCGCTCAATGCTGCACGGGAGTGTATTCGTCAGTCGCGTTTCAAGCGTGGCGATATCGTCTTTATCACTGATGGTGAATGTGATGTGAAGCGCGAATGGGCTGAAGAGTTTCGTGCGGACAAGGAAGAAATGGGATTCTCGCTCTTCTCGATTTTGATTGATGTCGGCGGATCAAGTTCGATGGGAGTGCTCAAGGAGTTTAGTGACAAGATTTCGACCGTCTCGCAGCTAACGAGTGAGGGAGTGAAAGACTTATTTGTAAAACTGTAGAGGGAGACCTCATGGCAAAGAACATTTCCGTCTGTCTTTCCTTCGATTTTGACGCGATGTCTGTATGGCTGACGACGATGCGCTCGCGGTCGCTGAGTACCGTGTCTCGTGGTGAGTTCGGTAAGGTTGGTACTGAGCGCTTACTTGAGACCCTACGACGTAGCCAGGTGCTGTCGTCATGGTTCATTCCCGGCCACACGATTGATACGTTTCCTGATCTCGTGACACGTATTGCTCAGGCCGGGCACGAAATCGGCCATCACGGGTATTGCCATGAGAATCCAGCCTCGGTGAAGCCTGATGAAGAACGTCGCATCTTAGAACGTGGCATTGAGTGCATTCGGCGCGTGACTGGCAAAACACCGATCGGCTATCGCTCGCCAGCCGCAGACTTGAGCCCACAGTCTGTGAGTTTATTAGTAGAGTATGGGTTTCTCTATGACTCCAGCATGATGGCCAATGATTTTACGCCATATTACTGTCGGATCGGTGACGAGTTGCGTACGGACGGGCCGTATGTGTTCGGCAAAGAAGCTGATCTGGTGGAATTGCCGATGGACTGGAGTCTCGATGATTGGCCGTATTTTGGGCTGCACTGGCCTGCCCATCACGTCGGGCTGCGAACACCTGAAGAAGTGGAAACGATTTGGAAATCTGACTTCGACTTTCTCTACCAACGCATAGGTGAGGGCGTGTTTATTCTTACCATGCACCCACAAGTCATCGGTCGTGGTCACCGTATTCTGATGCTGGAACGAATCATAGAGTACTTGAAAGGCCACGAGGGAGTGACGTTTAAAACTATGAGCCAGGTTGCAGTGGAGTGGAAACACGCAAATCCGCTCAAGAAAACGAAGGAGTGAGTTCCCGAATTCACTCCTCTTCCTGATTACTTTTCAGTCCCAACTCACGAATCTTTTGTTGTAGCTGTTGTCTGAGCATGCCCATTTCTGCAGCAGCCTTGGTCACGTTGCCGTGATGACGCTGCAGCGCGCGTGTAATGAAATCACGTTCAAAGGCATCGATCACCTGCTGTTTGGCCTCTTTGAACGTTGCCGTACTGTTTGGTTCCAGTGATGCCACCGGTTGATTGAGGCGCAGGTCGGATACGTAGATTTCTTGTCCATTGGTTAATACGGCAGATGCCTCGATCACATTTTTTAGTTCACGCACATTGCCAGGCCACGGTGCGCTCAATAACGCGCTATAGGCATCGGCAGAGAAGGATATGGGTCCCCGCCCATAACGAGTAGTGACTTCTTTGAGAAAATGTGTGGCAAGGAGAGGGATGTCCTCACGTCGATCGCGAAGCGAGGGGAGCGTTAGGGGAACGACGTTCAGACGAAAGAATAAATCTTCACGGAATTTTCCTTCGTGCACCATCTGCTGGAGATTCTTGTTGGTTGCGGCGATCACGCGAACATCAACGGCGATCGTCCGATTGCCACCCACCCGTTCGCATTCTCGTTCTTGCAGGATGCGCAGCACTTTTGCTTGCGTTTCGAGCGGCATATCACCGATCTCGTCGAGAAAAATACTGCCGTGATCAGCAGCTTCGAATTTCCCCTCGCGCGCTGCAGTGGCACCGGTAAAGGCACCTTTTTCATGACCGAAGAGTTCTGACTCAACTAACTCTCGTGCCATTGCAGCACAGTTTACCTTGATAAACGGCCCGTTCTTGCGGGGGCTGTTGTGATGGACAGCATTGGCGATCAACTCTTTGCCAGTGCCACTCTCCCCGGTAACCAGAACGGTCAAGTCCGTTGGGGCCACTCTCTTGATGACATCGAATACCCGCTGCATTGTCGGGCTCGTACCAAGGATATTTTCGAAACGAAATGAGGCGTCGAGTCGCTCATGCAATGCTGCACTTGCCGTTGCAGCGCCTGTTGTTCGAAGGCTTGGTGAACAAGAATCTTCACCTCATCGTTATCAAACGGCTTGATCAGGTAATCGCGTGCGCCAGCTTTCATCGCTTCGACAGCGATCTTTTCGGAACCGTACGCGGTCATCAGGATAACGGAGGTCTCAGGATGCTGCTCTTTGATCTTCTTCAACAAGCTGAGTTCATCGAGACCGGCCATGCGTAAATCCGAGAGCACAAGGTTATATGCTTGACGAGCAAGCTCTCGTAACGCCTCGTTCCCATTCTCAACAATAGTGACCTCGTAGCCCTCTTTGGTTAGCAACCCTTTGAGGCCGATGCGGATCGAGCGCTCGTCATCAACAACCAGGATCGTTTGCTTCATGCCGCTGACCTTGTCTCGGGCCGTTGTCGTGGAATGGTGAGGGTGAATGTGGTGCCTTTCCCTAAGGTGCTGGCGACAGCAATCTGTCCGCCATGACCTTCAATAATTTTCTGGGCGATAGCTAACCCGAGCCCGGTGCCTTTCTCTTTAGTGGTGAAAAATGGCTCGAAGATACGATTCTGATCTTCGATGGATAAGCCTTGGCCGTTATCGCTCACGCGAATTTGCACCTCTGGTCCAGTGGCAAGAAGTTCAACCGTGATGACCCCGTCGTGGTCAACCGCATCGCGTGCATTGATCAGGAGATTGAGAATCGTCCGCCGCATTTTTTCTTCATCAATGACCGCCCATACCGAAGGTTGTTCCTGAAAATGTACGATGACGCGTTTTTCTGACGGAGGAGAGGAGAAACGCTGAATGGTAGCGCTCACCAATCCATTGAGGTCACAGTCAGAGAATTGAAACTCCTCTTTACGAGCATATGCGAGAAGTTGACTCACACTTTGTTCTACACGATTCAAGTCTTCGAGTGCCAGGGAGACGTATTCCTTTCCTGGCGTATTGCTGTTCAGTTCTTCGTCGACTTGTTGCAGTAGGCATTTGGCGCCAGTGATCGGATTGCGGATTTCATGCGCCACGGTAGCGGCAAGTTGACCAATTGCTGCAAGCTTCTCACGATGCTGCATCTCGCGTTCGAGTGCGAGCTTTGACCGCACCAGTACGAGGTTGTCGATAGCCATTGCCAATTGCCCACCGGCGGCTTCGAGGAGTGACAGTTCTTGACTGAAAAATGGTCGGCCAGAATGCTTCTCTCCTAAGAGTAACCATCCACGTTGCTCACGGCAGGGAAGGGTCAGAATGACACCAATCTGCGCCTCTCCACACGCAGTCTTCAGTGGGCTGTCGAGCAATTCTTCAACGACAATGATTGGATCTTTCGTTTGCTGAAGCAGTAGTAGGAGAACCGAGGAATGTGTCTTTACGGGAGTGGTGTGGTCATACACTGTTCCATCGGCAAACAGAATCGTCGCGGAAGTGAGATCTAAACTACCAGTGAATTTCTCGACCGCATCGCGACATAATCCTTCGAGATCTGACCACGAAGTCAGCATTTGTGTGAACTGTTTGAGCAACTCGGCGCTGCGCACTCGATGGCGGAAGAACGAGCGCTCAATCGACTTTTGCAGACCGTCACGCAGAACATGAAAGAGGAAATGAAAGGCGAAAAGGATCAACAACAGACGAACAGCGAACGCGACCGGACGAAAATTCTGGCCGGGGAAAAGCCATCCGCCTCCATAGTAGGCCACAAGCAGCGCAAAGCCGAGGAACAATACCCCGAGTGCGGAATACAGCAGGCTGCGGGTGAATACCATGTCCATGAAACGATAGCGCAGTACGCTGTAACCCATCGCTAGGGCTGGTGGGAGTGGAGAAAGTTTGGGAATGAGAGAAAGAATCGAGGCCTTGTCAGGATACAGGCGGCAGAAAAAGTCTGAGACGGCACACATCAAGAGGACCCCGCCGAGGCCAGCGTAGACAATCAATCGCGACTCCGGCTTGAGCAGATGGCGAGCACGTAGTTCAGCTCTCATTTTGACTTCGGCGATGGTGAGTGGAAGATAGAGGAACAACAGGCCCAAAAATGCCGGTCCATAGTGCTCTGGTAGCGGGCGAGGTGAGGCGTACAGATGATAGACGATTGGTAAGATACCAAGGTAGTTGAGTGTCAGATGTGCCCAACGTCGCCATCCGTGCAGGGAAAGACGACTTAACACCAGACAATGACGGATCAACGAAGGAACCAGATAGAGAACTGGATAACTGGTTTGAAAAAGAAATGTTCCCAACGCGCTCGTCGGTTTCTCTAGCGTTGTGGCTGCCGAAGAAGCAAGTGCATTACTGAGACACCAATAGGCGCACGCCACCATGGTAGCGAGGAAAACCCAATCCTGTTCACTCTTGGTCCGTTTGTACCAGACGAGTTGGGCCAGCAGTCCGTAGATACAGCATGTGACGAAGAAGGCAAATGTGGCGATGAGGAAAATGGCATCCATGCTCTGTTGTTATTCTATGCGCTCCTTCGCCGCATTGATCAAGATGTTGAGGCTTCATGAGTTTTTCTGAAACACCTGGAACATTTGCCTATCAAGAAAGTTGAAATCCTTCTGCAACGAATACCCCGCCGCTTCCATTTCGCGCTGACTGGTTTCCTTCGGGGTCCAATGCCCGAGGATGCGGAAAATCCAACTCTTTCCCGCGAGATCGATAATGGCCACGCGACCGCCTGGTTTTAGATAACGCGTTGCGGATTGGAAATAGGCAGTACGCTCGGTCAGGTGGTGATAGGTGTTACACGTAAAGATCAGATCGACACCTGTTGCTGGCAACAATGGATCATCCGGCTTAGCCAGGATCGTTTCGATATTCGGGTATCCGCGTTTCGCTGCTTGCTTGGCGATGTATTCGAGGTTGCCTTTGTCGATATCGACAGCATACACCTTTCCAGTTGGGCCAACGGCGTCTGCCAAACGAAATGTGAAATATCCGCCACCAGCACCGAGGTCAGCAACTTGGTTCCCCGGCTGTAGGGAAAGCGACTGGATGACGACGTCCGGTTGTTGCCAACGGTCGCGCCAGCTTGCATTCATGAACGAGCGCGAAATGCTACCACAACCGACGCAGATCAAGAGCGGAACGCCAAGGAGTGGTGTCCAAGAGATCATGCTTTCACCTCCTATGGGTGTATCGTGAGGAAAAAATCGTACATACGTTCTCCGAAAAGAACTGATAGTTATGGAAGTGGTACGATGGTGTACTGTTCAAGCGCACGATACAGGGCGAAGAGGAGCCCACTCATCATCAAGAAGGTCGTGGTGGTAAGCACCCCTTCCGTGACAGTTTCCATCATTCCTGTTGCTTTTACTCGTGTCGCCATCCGTTCCCAACGTGACAGCTGAACCGTCGTTACCCGTAGAGGAGCGAGCGCGGTGTGCTGTCCGGTTAATGAATGGATCTTCTGTACATGCTGCATGGTGTTGTTCCCCCTTGTTGCGTTGTGTGTTCCTGCACCTAAGAAGAAGCAAAGCCAATGCCAGCCACACCAGCGAGCAGTATGACGATTTGTCGACGGGTTAGGCGGAAGTGAGGTGAAAAAATGAAAGAAAAAACATGCAAGGTGCAAGAGAAAGGTTGCAGGAGGGAATGGGGGCGGTTTGTCGGGGTGGTACTTTCCTCGCGAGCGTTCAGCTATCAGTTATCAGCTCTCAGCCACAAGATGAGGAGCGGAAAATTTTCTAGAAAAGCTGATCGCTGACAGCTAAATGCTAGCCTTTCGCCTGCCGTATAGTCTGACAATGCGCTTCAACGATCTGATTGATATCGCGTGCATACCCACCACCAAGTGTCACAACGAGTGGGATACCGGCACGGTGAGCAAATTCACAAACCAGACGATCACGCTCACCAATTCCTGACATCGTCAGCGCTAGCTTGCCGAAACGGTCACCGGCCAAAACATCCACCCCAGCCTGGTACAAAATCAGATCCGGACTGAACTGTTGTAAGAGTTGTGGCAAGGCGCTGGCAAGAATGCTGAGGTATTGCTCGTCGGTCGTGCCATCAGGAAGCCCAATATCCCACGAACTGCGCTCTTTGCGTGCAGGATAATTGGTTTCGCTGTGCATAGAAAAGGTAAAGACGTTAGGATCATCTTGGCAAAGAACGGCGGTCCCGTTTCCTTGATGGACATCGAGATCAACGATGAGGAACCGCTGTGCGAGACGTTCGTGGCGTAGTCTTCGTAGGACAATGACATGGTCGTTGAAGATGCAGTAGCCTTCGCCATGATCAGCAAACGAATGGTGAGTGCCGCCAGCGAGATTCGCGGCAACTCCGTCATGCAAGGCTGCACACGCGGCGCCATACGTTCCGCCAATCACCGCAAACGCACGACGAGCTAACTCTGGCGACCACGGTAAGCCCAGGCGGAGTTGCGCTTTTCGCTCCAGGGTACCGTTGATGAAGGCGTGGACATACTCTGGCGTATGGACTCGTAAGACATCGTCGATCGTTGCGGCTACGGGTTCGATTAGCTCTTCTTGTGACAAGGTTGCATCCTGCAGCAAGCGTTCTGGCACCAGCTGATACTTATCCATTGGATAGGAGTGGTGACCGAGCGAGACCGTGTAGTAAGCAGAGGTAAACGCCTGCATGTCACACTTGCTGCCAGAAGACGTTGAGAAATTCAACGCTACTATCATCGTTAATGCAAAAATGAATCATGAAGGGGTCAGCACGATATAAGAACGACGGTTTTGCTGGGTCATAGAATGAGGGAAACCGACCTGGAAGAGCTGGGTCAGTGGTGATCTTGGCAAGCGCTTCATCAAGCAGCGTAGCTTCGCGAGGTGAACAAGAAGCTTCGATCTGCGTGATCTCAGCGAGGCAATTGGGCGCGAACCGGAAGTCAGCCACGGCGACGTGTTTTGGTTAAACGCCGCCCGAGTGCAGCGAGTTGCTTAACGGACAATGGTCCCTTGACCGTAATCATTTTCCCTTGGCGAGCTTCATCTAGTGAACGTCGCATGGCAGCCAGGGCGGTCGGGTCTTGCCAGAGCCGTGCAAGGGCACGCAAGGTTTCCAACTCTTCAAAGCCAACAACGGCAGCAGCAGGGACCCCTCTTTTGGTGACGATTACGCGTTCTCCCTGTTGGGCAGCATCCACTAATGCAAGAAATTCATGACGGGCTTGGCTGGCGGTAAGATAGCGATCCATAGCTCCCTCTTTGTACACTTAAGCGTACAGAGGAAAAGCTATCGACACAAGCCTAGTAGATAGTCCAGAAAGTTTTGATGGATAACTCAAGGGACGTCATTCCCGCGAATGCGGGAATCCTGGCGGCTTAACTACAGGCCACGGCTGAATTTCCCTGGATGCCCGCCTGTGCGGGCATGACGAAACCCTATCCCTCAAAATTAAATGGACTGACTACTAGCTTTCTTGTTGTCGCTCCTCCACCAGTTCCTCGATGAGTTCGGTGAGCACGTAGGCCGCGACCTCTCGTGGCTTGCCACACACTTTACCAAAGGCATCATAGTACGCGAAGCTGTAGTCTTTGTGTTCTCGTATGAAGTCAACGAACCCCTCTGCGGCGCCAGGAGGAAGGCTCTCAGCTACCCATTCTGGCAGCAAGTGAAACTGCCAATGGTCATAGGAGATCTGTCGGCGTTGCAATAGCGCCAGCGCGCGATCTCGAAGTGTACAGATCATCTGCTCATAGTCCATTGACACTTTTCTCTAACTGAGTGAAGAGTGATGCGCAAGAAATGAAGAGAGACGTGTCGCTTTGTGAATTTTACATTTTTCATTCTTCATTTTTAATTGTCTTGAGGGAGGGACTGTA comes from the Deltaproteobacteria bacterium genome and includes:
- a CDS encoding sigma-54-dependent Fis family transcriptional regulator, whose protein sequence is MKQTILVVDDERSIRIGLKGLLTKEGYEVTIVENGNEALRELARQAYNLVLSDLRMAGLDELSLLKKIKEQHPETSVILMTAYGSEKIAVEAMKAGARDYLIKPFDNDEVKILVHQAFEQQALQRQVQHCMSDSTPHFVSKISLVRARQCSGYSMSSREWPQRT
- a CDS encoding class I SAM-dependent methyltransferase; translated protein: MISWTPLLGVPLLICVGCGSISRSFMNASWRDRWQQPDVVIQSLSLQPGNQVADLGAGGGYFTFRLADAVGPTGKVYAVDIDKGNLEYIAKQAAKRGYPNIETILAKPDDPLLPATGVDLIFTCNTYHHLTERTAYFQSATRYLKPGGRVAIIDLAGKSWIFRILGHWTPKETSQREMEAAGYSLQKDFNFLDRQMFQVFQKNS
- a CDS encoding histone deacetylase, with amino-acid sequence MQAFTSAYYTVSLGHHSYPMDKYQLVPERLLQDATLSQEELIEPVAATIDDVLRVHTPEYVHAFINGTLERKAQLRLGLPWSPELARRAFAVIGGTYGAACAALHDGVAANLAGGTHHSFADHGEGYCIFNDHVIVLRRLRHERLAQRFLIVDLDVHQGNGTAVLCQDDPNVFTFSMHSETNYPARKERSSWDIGLPDGTTDEQYLSILASALPQLLQQFSPDLILYQAGVDVLAGDRFGKLALTMSGIGERDRLVCEFAHRAGIPLVVTLGGGYARDINQIVEAHCQTIRQAKG
- a CDS encoding type II toxin-antitoxin system prevent-host-death family antitoxin → MDRYLTASQARHEFLALVDAAQQGERVIVTKRGVPAAAVVGFEELETLRALARLWQDPTALAAMRRSLDEARQGKMITVKGPLSVKQLAALGRRLTKTRRRG